In the genome of Pseudomonas sp. P5_109, one region contains:
- a CDS encoding efflux transporter outer membrane subunit has protein sequence MSSNPLRTGLSLVLLAMSVAGCASYSGLKTEGVNLDAKSLKAGQSLSGVTLSPAAWPKSDWWKSLGDPQLDGLIREALRDSPDMQIADARAHQASAAASAADAERMPTLDASAGVSRSRLARDQDPLGQGDAYATIRNISAGFNYNFDLWGGQRDAWEAALGQARAAEVDQQAAQLTLAADVARAYSDLGQAHIVYDLSNEDLKRTRQMLDLSQRRLTAGIDSQYQFQQTESLEATSQANLIDAEKRLNSAKIALAVLLGKGPDRGNEIARPHILQPSAVALPSVLPAELLGRRPDLVAARWRVEAASKSIDAGKTRFYPNLNLSAAAGAESLLGDAMFGSASRFFNIAPTISVPIFDGGRLRADLDSRDADYDLAVAQYNKSLVKALGDVSDSINQLRDIGRQIAAQQHATDIAQDSYNTVVQRYGSGIGNYLDVLSIEQQLLQAQRQLANLNAEQIDLSIQLMQALGGGYQPEAIASANATPATLTH, from the coding sequence ATGAGCAGTAATCCCTTGCGTACCGGCCTGAGTCTGGTGCTGTTGGCCATGAGCGTCGCCGGTTGCGCCAGTTATAGCGGCCTGAAAACCGAAGGCGTCAACCTCGACGCGAAGAGCCTGAAGGCCGGGCAATCCCTCAGCGGCGTGACTTTGTCCCCCGCGGCCTGGCCGAAAAGCGACTGGTGGAAAAGCCTCGGCGATCCGCAACTCGACGGCCTGATCCGTGAGGCCCTGCGCGACAGCCCGGACATGCAAATTGCCGACGCCCGTGCCCATCAGGCCAGCGCTGCCGCTTCCGCCGCCGATGCCGAGCGGATGCCGACCCTGGATGCCAGCGCCGGTGTCAGCCGTTCGCGCCTGGCCCGGGACCAGGACCCACTTGGACAGGGTGACGCGTACGCCACCATTCGCAACATCAGCGCCGGTTTCAACTACAACTTCGACCTCTGGGGCGGTCAGCGCGATGCCTGGGAAGCGGCCCTCGGCCAGGCCCGCGCCGCCGAAGTCGACCAGCAGGCCGCGCAACTGACCCTGGCCGCCGATGTCGCCCGGGCCTACAGCGACCTCGGCCAGGCACACATCGTCTATGACCTGTCCAACGAAGACCTCAAGCGCACCCGACAAATGCTCGACCTGAGCCAGCGGCGCCTGACGGCCGGGATCGACAGCCAGTACCAGTTCCAGCAGACCGAAAGCCTGGAAGCCACTTCCCAGGCCAATCTGATCGATGCCGAGAAACGCCTGAACAGCGCGAAAATTGCCCTGGCCGTTTTGCTCGGCAAAGGCCCGGATCGCGGCAATGAAATTGCCCGGCCGCACATTCTTCAGCCGAGTGCGGTAGCGCTACCTTCGGTGCTGCCAGCCGAATTGCTCGGGCGTCGCCCGGACCTCGTCGCCGCGCGCTGGCGGGTCGAGGCAGCGAGCAAAAGCATCGACGCCGGCAAGACCCGCTTCTATCCCAACTTGAACCTCAGCGCCGCTGCCGGTGCCGAATCCTTGCTGGGCGATGCGATGTTTGGTTCGGCCAGCCGCTTCTTCAACATCGCACCGACGATCTCTGTGCCGATCTTCGACGGTGGCCGCTTGCGCGCCGACCTCGATTCGCGCGACGCCGATTACGACCTCGCCGTGGCGCAGTACAACAAAAGCCTGGTGAAGGCGCTGGGGGATGTCAGTGACAGCATCAACCAGCTGCGCGATATCGGCCGGCAGATCGCTGCCCAGCAGCACGCCACCGACATCGCCCAGGATTCCTACAACACCGTGGTCCAGCGTTACGGTTCCGGCATCGGCAACTACCTGGACGTGCTCAGCATCGAGCAGCAGTTGCTCCAGGCCCAGCGTCAGCTGGCCAACCTGAATGCCGAGCAGATCGACCTGTCGATCCAACTGATGCAGGCGTTGGGCGGCGGTTACCAGCCAGAGGCCATTGCCTCGGCCAACGCCACGCCAGCCACGCTGACCCACTAA
- the cysS gene encoding cysteine--tRNA ligase, protein MLTIYNTLTKSKEVFKPLDGNNVRMYVCGMTVYDYCHIGHGRSMVAFDLVTRWLRFSGYNLTYVRNITDIEDKIINRARENGEPFDALTERMITAMHEDEARLNILKPDMEPRATDHIPGMLSMIQTLIDKGYAYAPGNGDVYYRVAKFMGYGKLSRKKIEDLRIGARIEVDESKQDPLDFVLWKATKPGEPSWESPWGAGRPGWHIECSVMSTCCLGETFDIHGGGSDLEFPHHENEIAQSEAATGKTYANAWMHCGMIRINGEKMSKSLNNFFTIRDVLDKYHPEVVRYLLVSSHYRSAINYSEDNLKDAKGALERFYHALKGLPSVAPAGGEAFVERFTQVMNDDFGTPEACAVLFEMVREINRLRESDLNAAAGLAARLKELASVLGVLQLEADDFLQAGAEGRVDAAEVEALIAARLAARAGKDWAESDRIRDQLTAMGVVLEDGKGGTTWRLAD, encoded by the coding sequence GTGCTGACGATCTACAACACGCTCACCAAGAGCAAAGAAGTTTTCAAGCCTTTGGATGGCAACAACGTGCGCATGTACGTCTGCGGCATGACCGTGTACGACTACTGCCACATTGGCCACGGCCGCAGCATGGTCGCGTTTGACCTGGTGACCCGCTGGTTGCGGTTCAGCGGTTATAACCTGACCTACGTGCGCAACATCACCGACATCGAAGACAAGATCATCAATCGTGCCCGCGAGAACGGCGAACCGTTCGACGCGCTGACCGAACGCATGATCACTGCAATGCATGAGGACGAGGCACGCCTCAACATCCTCAAACCGGACATGGAACCGCGTGCCACCGATCACATTCCGGGCATGCTGAGCATGATCCAGACCCTGATCGACAAGGGTTATGCCTACGCACCGGGCAATGGCGACGTGTACTACCGCGTCGCCAAGTTCATGGGTTACGGCAAGCTGTCGCGCAAGAAGATCGAAGACCTGCGCATCGGCGCACGGATCGAAGTTGACGAGTCCAAGCAGGACCCGCTGGACTTCGTACTGTGGAAAGCCACCAAGCCGGGTGAGCCGAGCTGGGAATCGCCGTGGGGCGCCGGTCGTCCGGGCTGGCACATCGAGTGCTCGGTGATGTCGACCTGCTGCCTGGGCGAAACCTTCGACATTCATGGCGGCGGCAGCGACCTTGAGTTCCCGCACCACGAAAACGAAATCGCCCAGAGCGAAGCGGCGACCGGCAAGACCTACGCCAACGCGTGGATGCATTGCGGCATGATTCGCATCAATGGCGAGAAGATGTCCAAGTCCTTGAACAACTTCTTCACCATTCGCGACGTGCTCGACAAGTACCACCCGGAAGTCGTGCGTTACCTGCTGGTGTCGAGCCACTACCGCAGCGCCATCAACTATTCGGAAGACAACCTCAAGGACGCCAAGGGCGCCCTCGAGCGTTTCTACCACGCGTTGAAAGGCCTGCCGAGCGTGGCGCCTGCTGGCGGCGAAGCCTTCGTCGAGCGCTTCACCCAAGTGATGAACGACGACTTCGGCACGCCGGAAGCTTGCGCGGTGTTGTTCGAGATGGTTCGTGAAATCAACCGTCTGCGCGAGAGCGATCTCAATGCCGCGGCCGGTCTGGCAGCCCGTTTGAAAGAACTGGCCAGCGTGTTGGGTGTGTTGCAGCTCGAAGCCGATGATTTCCTGCAAGCGGGCGCCGAAGGGCGCGTGGATGCAGCCGAAGTCGAAGCGCTGATCGCTGCGCGCCTGGCGGCACGTGCCGGCAAGGACTGGGCCGAATCCGACCGCATCCGCGACCAGCTCACCGCCATGGGTGTGGTGCTGGAAGACGGCAAGGGCGGCACGACCTGGCGTCTGGCTGACTGA
- a CDS encoding DHA2 family efflux MFS transporter permease subunit, protein MSNNASFTPPSLLLSTIGLSLATFMQVLDTTIANVALPTISGNLGVSSEQGTWVITSFAVSNAIALPLTGWLSRRFGEVKLFVWATLLFVLASFLCGIATSMPELVGFRVLQGVVAGPLYPMTQTLLIAVYPPAKRGLALALLAMVTVVAPIAGPILGGWITDSYSWPWIFFINVPIGLFAAWVVTQQMKKRPVVTSRQPMDYVGLIALIIGVGALQIVLDKGNDADWFESSFIVIGSVISVVALAFFVIWEMTDEHPVVNLRLFAHRNFRYGTIVLILGYAGFFGINLILPQWLQTRLGYTATWAGFAVAPLGILPVLLAPFVGKYAPKFDMRLLAGGAFLAIGLSCFMRAGFTNEVDFQHIALVQLFMGIGVALFFMPTLTILLSDLPPSQIADGSGLATFLRTLGGSFAASLTTWIWIRRADQHHAYLTESITPFDPATREALTNLGGAGAKAYTQLDQMVISQAYIMSTVDYFTLLGWMFMGLILIVWLAKPPFTAKAGPAASAGR, encoded by the coding sequence ATGAGCAATAACGCGTCTTTCACGCCGCCCAGCCTGCTGCTCAGCACCATCGGCCTGTCGCTGGCGACCTTCATGCAAGTGCTCGACACCACCATCGCCAACGTGGCATTGCCGACGATTTCCGGCAACCTGGGCGTGAGTTCGGAGCAGGGCACCTGGGTCATCACTTCGTTTGCGGTGAGCAACGCCATCGCCTTGCCGCTGACCGGTTGGCTCAGCCGCCGTTTCGGCGAGGTGAAGCTGTTTGTCTGGGCGACATTGCTGTTCGTGCTGGCTTCGTTTTTGTGCGGGATTGCCACCTCGATGCCCGAGCTGGTGGGCTTCCGGGTGCTGCAGGGCGTAGTGGCCGGGCCGCTGTACCCGATGACCCAGACCCTGCTGATTGCGGTTTACCCCCCGGCGAAACGGGGGCTGGCGTTGGCGCTGCTGGCGATGGTCACGGTGGTTGCACCGATTGCCGGGCCGATTCTCGGCGGCTGGATCACCGACAGCTACAGCTGGCCGTGGATTTTCTTCATCAACGTGCCCATCGGCCTGTTCGCCGCGTGGGTGGTGACCCAGCAGATGAAAAAGCGCCCGGTGGTCACCAGTCGCCAACCAATGGATTACGTCGGCTTGATCGCGCTGATCATCGGTGTCGGGGCGTTGCAGATTGTGCTCGACAAGGGCAACGATGCCGACTGGTTCGAATCCAGTTTCATCGTGATCGGCTCGGTCATTTCGGTGGTAGCCCTGGCGTTCTTCGTGATCTGGGAAATGACCGACGAGCATCCGGTGGTCAACCTGCGCCTGTTCGCCCACCGCAACTTCCGTTACGGCACCATCGTGCTGATCCTGGGCTATGCGGGGTTCTTCGGGATCAACCTGATTCTGCCGCAGTGGCTGCAAACGCGACTGGGCTACACCGCGACCTGGGCCGGTTTCGCCGTGGCGCCACTGGGGATCCTGCCGGTGCTGCTGGCGCCGTTTGTCGGCAAATACGCGCCCAAATTCGATATGCGCCTGCTGGCGGGCGGGGCGTTCCTGGCCATCGGCCTGAGCTGTTTCATGCGCGCCGGGTTTACCAACGAAGTGGACTTCCAGCACATCGCCCTGGTGCAGTTGTTCATGGGGATCGGCGTGGCGCTGTTCTTCATGCCGACCCTGACCATCCTGCTCTCGGACCTGCCGCCAAGCCAGATTGCCGACGGTTCGGGGCTGGCGACGTTCTTGCGGACGTTGGGCGGTAGTTTCGCGGCGTCGTTGACCACCTGGATCTGGATTCGCCGGGCCGATCAGCATCACGCCTACCTGACCGAAAGCATCACTCCGTTCGACCCGGCGACCCGCGAAGCACTGACCAACCTGGGCGGGGCAGGGGCCAAGGCTTATACGCAGCTGGACCAGATGGTGATCAGCCAGGCGTACATCATGTCCACGGTGGACTACTTCACCCTGCTGGGCTGGATGTTCATGGGCTTGATATTGATTGTGTGGCTGGCCAAGCCGCCGTTTACGGCGAAGGCCGGGCCTGCGGCTTCTGCCGGACGCTAA
- a CDS encoding sigma-54-dependent Fis family transcriptional regulator — protein sequence MAAPASPLSHDAIIQDSWSRCRAFGLSHQSAPAFDQLPAAGIAQLLESQHSLVQTTHQEVLPYYENILSNSNCLIMLADHQGQVLTSWGTQRFIEPKLARGFSAGASWMERCTGTNAIGTALACEQAVHIEHDEHFLKANRFMTGSAAPIFDAERKVIAVLDVSSDSYLPPSHTLGMVKMMSQTVENRLILNLFHGLHFQLTFNTGLNNLDSQWAGLLIFDETGQVLSANRRADNLLGISLSRVSVESLFKVSLLELLNQPEGLPFALQTSGRNRFQCLLKRPKQASIQPRVFTEPVVAAPAAISLNSLHFGDSRVEKAVRQAERLLEKDIPLLIHGETGVGKEVFVKALHQASSRSKQAFIAVNCAAIPAELVESELFGYEKGAFTGANQKGSIGLIRKADKGTLFLDEIGDMPLPTQARLLRVLQERCVQPVGSSELFPVDLRIISATNRSLREQVQLGRFREDLYYRIGGLTLELPPLRERSDKEALFKRLWEQHREPAQWAGLSQEVLALFCRHPWPGNLRQVSSVIQVALAMAEEQPIRPEHLPDDFFVDLEMEPVETPEQLAVDLNDAEDLNRQLQAVGGNISYLARRLGVSRNTLYKRLRQAE from the coding sequence ATGGCCGCACCCGCCTCGCCGCTGTCCCACGACGCCATCATCCAGGACTCCTGGTCCCGATGCCGCGCGTTCGGCCTCAGCCATCAGAGCGCGCCGGCCTTCGACCAATTGCCGGCCGCGGGCATCGCGCAACTGTTGGAGAGCCAGCATTCGCTGGTGCAAACCACCCATCAGGAAGTGCTGCCCTACTACGAGAACATCCTGAGCAACTCCAATTGCCTGATCATGCTCGCCGACCATCAGGGCCAGGTGCTCACGTCCTGGGGCACCCAGCGCTTTATCGAACCGAAACTGGCCCGAGGCTTTAGTGCCGGCGCCAGCTGGATGGAGCGCTGCACCGGCACCAACGCCATCGGCACCGCCCTGGCCTGCGAACAAGCGGTGCACATCGAGCACGATGAACACTTCCTCAAGGCCAACCGCTTCATGACCGGTTCCGCCGCGCCGATTTTCGATGCCGAGCGCAAGGTGATCGCGGTGCTGGACGTGTCCAGTGACAGCTACCTGCCGCCCTCCCACACCCTGGGCATGGTCAAGATGATGAGCCAGACCGTGGAAAACCGGCTGATCCTCAACCTGTTCCATGGCCTGCATTTCCAGCTGACGTTCAACACCGGGCTGAACAACCTCGACAGCCAATGGGCCGGGTTGCTGATCTTCGATGAAACCGGCCAGGTGCTGTCGGCCAATCGCCGGGCCGACAATTTGCTGGGTATCAGCCTGTCGCGGGTCAGTGTCGAGAGCCTGTTCAAGGTCTCGCTGCTGGAATTGCTCAACCAGCCCGAAGGCCTGCCCTTCGCCCTGCAAACCTCCGGGCGCAACCGCTTCCAGTGCCTGTTGAAGCGGCCGAAACAGGCATCAATTCAACCTCGAGTGTTCACCGAGCCGGTTGTAGCTGCACCCGCGGCCATCAGCCTCAACTCCCTGCATTTCGGCGACAGTCGCGTGGAAAAAGCCGTGCGTCAGGCCGAGCGCTTGCTGGAAAAAGACATTCCCTTGCTGATCCATGGTGAAACCGGGGTCGGCAAGGAAGTGTTCGTCAAAGCCCTGCATCAGGCCAGCTCGCGCAGCAAACAAGCGTTCATCGCCGTCAACTGTGCAGCGATTCCCGCCGAACTGGTGGAATCCGAGTTGTTCGGTTATGAGAAAGGCGCGTTCACCGGCGCCAACCAGAAAGGCAGCATCGGGCTAATCCGCAAGGCTGACAAAGGCACGCTGTTCCTCGACGAAATCGGTGACATGCCGCTGCCAACCCAGGCGCGACTGTTGCGGGTGTTGCAGGAGCGTTGCGTGCAGCCGGTAGGCAGCAGCGAATTGTTCCCTGTGGACTTGCGGATTATCTCCGCCACCAACCGCTCGCTGCGCGAACAGGTGCAACTGGGGCGGTTTCGTGAGGACCTGTATTACCGCATCGGCGGCCTGACCCTGGAACTGCCACCGCTAAGAGAGCGCAGCGACAAAGAGGCACTGTTCAAGCGCCTGTGGGAACAGCACCGTGAACCCGCACAATGGGCCGGTCTGAGCCAGGAAGTGCTGGCGCTGTTCTGCCGGCATCCCTGGCCGGGTAACTTGCGCCAGGTCAGCAGCGTTATTCAGGTCGCCCTGGCCATGGCCGAGGAACAACCGATACGGCCGGAGCATTTGCCGGATGATTTTTTTGTCGATCTGGAGATGGAGCCGGTGGAGACGCCGGAGCAATTGGCCGTGGATCTGAATGATGCAGAGGATTTGAACCGGCAGTTGCAGGCGGTCGGCGGGAATATTTCCTACCTGGCGCGCAGGCTTGGGGTGAGCCGCAATACCCTTTACAAGCGGTTGCGCCAGGCTGAATGA
- a CDS encoding glutamine--tRNA ligase/YqeY domain fusion protein produces the protein MSKPTVDPTSNAKTGPAVPVNFLRPIIQADLDSGKHTQIVTRFPPEPNGYLHIGHAKSICVNFGLAQEFGGVTHLRFDDTNPAKEDQEYIDAIESDVKWLGFEWSGEVRYASQYFDQLHDWAVELIKSGNAYVDDLTPEQAKEYRGSLTEPGKNSPFRERSVEENLDLFARMKAGEFKDGARVLRAKIDMASPNMNLRDPIMYRIRHAHHHQTGDKWCIYPNYDFTHGQSDAIEGITHSICTLEFESHRPLYEWFLEHLPVPANPRQYEFSRLNLNYTITSKRKLKQLVDEKHVNGWDDPRMSTLSGFRRRGYTPKSIRNFCEMIGTNRSDGVVDFGMLEFSIRDDLDHSAPRAMCVLRPLKVVITNYPEGQVENLELPCHPKEDMGVRALPFAREIYIDREDFMEEPPKGYKRLEPAGEVRLRGSYVIRADEAIKDADGNIVELRCSYDPDTLGKNPEGRKVKGVVHWVPAAASVECEVRLYDRLFRSANPEKAEDSASFLDNINPDSLQVLTGCRAEPSLGNAQPEDRFQFEREGYFVADLKDSKPGQPVFNRTVTLRDSWGQ, from the coding sequence ATGAGCAAGCCCACTGTCGACCCTACCTCGAATGCCAAGACCGGCCCTGCCGTGCCGGTCAACTTCCTGCGGCCGATCATCCAGGCAGACCTGGATTCGGGCAAGCACACGCAGATCGTCACCCGTTTTCCGCCTGAACCCAACGGCTACCTGCACATCGGCCACGCCAAGTCGATCTGTGTGAACTTCGGCCTGGCCCAGGAGTTCGGCGGCGTCACGCACCTGCGTTTCGACGACACCAACCCGGCCAAGGAAGACCAGGAATACATCGACGCGATCGAAAGCGACGTCAAATGGCTGGGCTTCGAATGGTCCGGCGAAGTGCGCTACGCCTCGCAGTATTTCGACCAGCTGCACGACTGGGCCGTTGAGCTGATCAAATCCGGCAATGCCTACGTCGACGACCTGACCCCGGAGCAAGCCAAGGAATACCGTGGCAGCCTGACCGAACCGGGCAAGAACAGCCCGTTCCGCGAGCGCAGCGTCGAAGAGAACCTGGATCTGTTCGCCCGCATGAAAGCCGGCGAGTTCAAGGACGGCGCACGGGTGCTGCGGGCCAAGATCGACATGGCCTCGCCGAACATGAACCTGCGCGATCCGATCATGTATCGCATTCGCCACGCTCATCACCACCAGACCGGTGACAAGTGGTGCATCTACCCGAACTACGACTTCACCCACGGTCAGTCGGACGCCATCGAAGGCATCACCCATTCGATCTGCACCCTGGAGTTCGAAAGCCACCGTCCGCTGTACGAGTGGTTCCTCGAGCACTTGCCGGTGCCGGCCAACCCGCGCCAGTACGAGTTCAGCCGCCTGAACCTGAACTACACCATCACCAGCAAGCGCAAGCTCAAGCAGTTGGTCGATGAAAAGCACGTCAACGGCTGGGACGACCCGCGCATGTCCACGCTGTCGGGCTTCCGCCGTCGTGGCTACACGCCGAAGTCGATCCGCAACTTCTGCGAAATGATCGGCACCAACCGTTCCGACGGCGTGGTCGACTTCGGCATGCTCGAATTCAGCATCCGTGACGACCTCGACCACAGCGCCCCGCGTGCCATGTGCGTGCTGCGTCCGCTGAAAGTCGTGATCACCAACTACCCGGAAGGCCAGGTCGAGAACCTCGAACTGCCGTGCCACCCGAAAGAAGACATGGGCGTGCGCGCACTGCCATTCGCCCGTGAAATCTACATCGACCGTGAAGACTTCATGGAAGAGCCGCCAAAGGGCTACAAACGCCTGGAACCGGCCGGTGAAGTGCGTCTGCGCGGCAGCTACGTGATCCGTGCCGACGAAGCGATCAAGGACGCCGATGGCAACATCGTCGAACTGCGCTGCTCGTACGATCCCGACACCCTGGGCAAGAACCCGGAAGGTCGCAAGGTCAAAGGCGTGGTGCACTGGGTGCCGGCCGCTGCCAGCGTCGAGTGCGAAGTGCGCCTGTACGATCGTCTGTTCCGTTCGGCCAACCCTGAGAAGGCCGAAGACAGCGCCAGTTTCCTGGACAACATCAACCCTGACTCGCTGCAGGTACTCACCGGTTGTCGTGCCGAGCCTTCGCTGGGCAACGCACAGCCGGAAGACCGTTTCCAGTTCGAGCGCGAAGGTTACTTCGTTGCCGATCTCAAGGACTCGAAACCAGGTCAGCCGGTATTCAACCGTACCGTGACCCTGCGTGATTCGTGGGGCCAGTGA
- a CDS encoding HlyD family efflux transporter periplasmic adaptor subunit yields the protein MATADTTQPPENTQGNPNSGKRKFMLLVLAAAVVLSGAGVWAYHEFYGRWSESTDDAYVNGNVVEITPLVTGTVVSIGADDGDLVHEGQVLVNFDPNDAEIGLQNAQANLARTVRQVRGLYSDVDGMKAQVNAQKAEVQKAQDNFSRRKNLAAGGAISQEELSHARDDLTSAQNALANAEQKLKTTSALVDDTVVSSHPDVMAAAAQLRQAYLNNSRSVLIAPVTGYVAKRSVQLGQRVQPGTALMAVIPLDQLWIDANFKETQLRDMRIGQPVEIETDLYGSDVKYSGTIDSLGAGTGSAFALLPAQNATGNWIKIVQRVPVRVHVNAEELAKHPLRVGLSTMVDVDLHDQSGPVLAQQPPQKASFSTNVYDRQLAEADAMIAQLIHDNSAAVSKTAQR from the coding sequence ATGGCCACTGCCGATACAACTCAACCTCCTGAAAACACTCAAGGCAACCCCAACTCGGGCAAGCGCAAATTCATGCTGTTGGTCCTCGCTGCCGCCGTCGTGCTCAGCGGCGCGGGTGTCTGGGCTTACCACGAGTTTTACGGGCGCTGGAGCGAAAGCACCGACGATGCCTATGTGAACGGCAACGTGGTGGAAATCACCCCGCTGGTCACCGGCACCGTGGTCAGCATCGGTGCCGATGACGGCGATCTGGTCCATGAAGGCCAGGTACTGGTGAATTTCGACCCGAACGATGCCGAAATCGGCCTGCAAAACGCCCAGGCCAATCTGGCCCGCACCGTGCGCCAGGTGCGCGGCTTGTACAGCGATGTGGACGGTATGAAAGCCCAGGTCAATGCGCAGAAAGCCGAAGTGCAAAAAGCCCAGGACAACTTCAGCCGGCGCAAGAACCTCGCCGCCGGCGGGGCGATTTCCCAGGAAGAACTGTCTCACGCCCGCGACGACCTGACCTCGGCGCAAAACGCCCTGGCCAACGCCGAGCAAAAGCTCAAGACCACCAGCGCGCTGGTCGATGACACCGTGGTTTCATCGCACCCGGACGTGATGGCGGCCGCTGCGCAACTGCGCCAGGCCTATCTGAACAACTCGCGCAGCGTCCTGATCGCTCCGGTTACCGGTTATGTGGCCAAACGCTCTGTACAGCTGGGTCAGCGTGTACAACCGGGTACCGCGCTGATGGCGGTGATCCCGCTGGATCAGCTGTGGATCGACGCCAACTTCAAGGAAACCCAGCTGCGTGACATGCGCATCGGCCAACCGGTGGAGATCGAAACCGACCTCTACGGCAGCGACGTCAAGTACAGCGGCACCATCGACAGCCTCGGCGCCGGGACCGGCAGCGCGTTTGCCCTGCTGCCGGCGCAGAACGCCACCGGCAACTGGATCAAGATCGTGCAGCGCGTGCCGGTGCGGGTCCACGTCAATGCCGAGGAGCTGGCCAAGCATCCGCTGCGGGTCGGCCTGTCGACCATGGTCGATGTCGACCTGCACGACCAGAGCGGCCCGGTGCTGGCGCAACAGCCGCCGCAGAAGGCTTCGTTCAGCACTAACGTCTACGACCGTCAGTTGGCCGAGGCCGACGCGATGATCGCGCAACTGATCCATGACAACAGCGCAGCGGTCAGCAAGACCGCGCAACGCTGA
- the lpxH gene encoding UDP-2,3-diacylglucosamine diphosphatase — translation MILLISDLHLEEERPDITRAFLDLLAGRARSASALYILGDFFEVWIGDDAMTPFQRSICQALRELSDSGTAIFLMHGNRDFLLGKAFCKEAGCTLLKDPSVVQLNGEPVLLMHGDSLCTRDEAYMKLRRYLRNPITLFILRHLPLRTRHKLARKLRSESRAQTRMKANDIVDVTPLEIPRIMQQYGVKTLIHGHTHRPAIHKLQLGEQAAKRIVLGDWDRQGWALQVDEQGFALAPFDFAPPPQLAAPAN, via the coding sequence GTGATATTGCTGATTTCAGATTTGCATCTGGAAGAGGAGCGCCCGGACATTACCCGGGCGTTTCTGGATTTGCTCGCCGGACGCGCCCGCTCGGCGAGTGCGTTGTACATTCTGGGCGACTTCTTCGAGGTGTGGATTGGCGACGACGCCATGACACCCTTCCAGCGCTCCATCTGCCAGGCCCTGCGCGAACTCAGCGACAGCGGCACGGCCATTTTCCTGATGCACGGCAATCGCGACTTCCTGCTCGGCAAGGCGTTCTGTAAAGAAGCCGGCTGCACCTTGCTGAAGGATCCGAGTGTCGTGCAACTCAACGGCGAGCCGGTGCTGCTGATGCACGGCGACAGCCTCTGCACCCGCGACGAAGCCTATATGAAGCTGCGTCGCTACCTGCGCAACCCGATCACCCTGTTCATCCTGCGGCACTTGCCGCTGCGCACCCGGCACAAACTGGCACGCAAGCTGCGCAGTGAAAGCCGCGCGCAGACGCGGATGAAGGCCAATGACATTGTCGATGTCACGCCGCTGGAGATTCCGCGGATCATGCAGCAATACGGGGTGAAGACCCTGATCCACGGTCATACCCACCGCCCCGCGATTCACAAGTTGCAGCTTGGCGAGCAAGCGGCCAAGCGCATTGTGCTGGGGGATTGGGATCGTCAAGGGTGGGCGTTGCAGGTCGATGAGCAAGGGTTTGCGCTGGCGCCGTTCGATTTCGCCCCGCCGCCGCAGCTCGCTGCACCGGCAAACTAG
- a CDS encoding peptidylprolyl isomerase, giving the protein MTQVKLTTNHGDIVLELNADKAPITVANFVEYVKAGHYENTVFHRVIGNFMIQGGGFEPGMKEKKDKRPSIQNEADNGLSNEKYTVAMARTMEPHSASAQFFINVADNSFLNHSGKNVQGWGYAVFGKVTAGQDVVDKIKGVATTSKSGHQDVPADDVIIEKAEIIE; this is encoded by the coding sequence ATGACCCAAGTCAAACTGACTACCAACCATGGCGACATCGTCCTTGAGCTGAACGCCGACAAAGCCCCGATCACCGTGGCCAACTTCGTCGAGTACGTTAAAGCCGGTCACTACGAAAACACCGTTTTCCACCGTGTCATCGGTAACTTCATGATCCAGGGCGGCGGTTTCGAGCCAGGCATGAAAGAAAAGAAAGACAAGCGCCCAAGCATCCAGAACGAAGCGGACAACGGTCTTTCCAACGAAAAATACACCGTCGCCATGGCCCGTACCATGGAGCCGCATTCGGCTTCCGCACAGTTCTTCATCAACGTGGCCGACAACAGCTTCCTGAACCACAGCGGCAAGAACGTGCAAGGCTGGGGCTACGCAGTGTTCGGTAAAGTGACCGCCGGCCAGGACGTTGTCGACAAGATCAAAGGCGTGGCCACCACGTCCAAGTCCGGCCACCAGGACGTACCAGCAGACGACGTGATCATCGAGAAAGCCGAGATCATTGAGTGA